In Geminocystis sp. NIES-3709, a single genomic region encodes these proteins:
- a CDS encoding thermonuclease family protein has product MKIFKILLIISSLILFSCGQSEVKNTIVSNNLTTIKYPLYKVKQGSIYDGDTLRVISNNQELKIRFACIDTREIKQDGGIEDRDFLRSLLAKNNNQVMVHITDEDKYGRSVAELFLPNGKLVQEIQARAGQAFPYPLYKQDCPNWSKVEQAGLSAKKERLGVWSTNNPEYPWNWRRKNQ; this is encoded by the coding sequence ATGAAAATCTTTAAAATCCTGTTAATTATAAGTTCCCTAATTCTCTTTTCTTGTGGTCAATCAGAAGTAAAGAATACGATAGTATCTAATAATCTGACAACTATTAAATATCCTTTATACAAAGTAAAGCAAGGTAGTATATATGACGGTGATACACTCCGAGTCATTAGTAATAATCAAGAGTTAAAAATTCGTTTTGCGTGTATTGATACTAGAGAAATAAAACAAGATGGTGGTATTGAAGATCGAGATTTTCTTCGTTCTCTTTTAGCTAAAAATAATAATCAAGTAATGGTTCATATTACTGACGAAGATAAATATGGTCGAAGTGTTGCGGAACTATTTTTACCTAATGGTAAATTAGTACAAGAGATTCAGGCAAGAGCTGGACAAGCATTTCCTTATCCTCTTTATAAACAAGATTGTCCTAATTGGTCTAAAGTGGAACAAGCTGGATTAAGCGCTAAGAAAGAAAGATTAGGAGTTTGGAGTACGAATAATCCTGAGTATCCTTGGAATTGGCGAAGAAAAAATCAATGA
- a CDS encoding ATP-binding protein — translation MQSPPIKLRTNNDLISVNSLISSGIKLGHNCYWNPESLPNQHIVTIGSSGSGKTQTLKAIAHSTHQYYPTVNIYIIDFHGDQEIEGETYVPLHMSSKYGINPLIINPDPEGGGSNIQSLIVTTTIKQTLQLGSVQEGKLLLLLKELYQLHGIYQNDLTTWSKEPPNFLDLEELIRKLAESGDKDAQKLELKLEATFQYGIFSRPQLPLLSGGGLLRIDLSKLPSYIGAIAGESFANQLLVNHKLMGEAEGLRTFIIIDEAKEMPKKDYSALSRIMADGRKFGLGLIVASQSERHLSADVIGNSATKIVLPVDQTEVKKVSNKFRFAEAKVSNLQPLHALIRMGKDAIESPIIPYYQRINDENTPSNIC, via the coding sequence ATGCAATCACCGCCAATTAAATTAAGAACAAATAATGATTTAATTTCTGTTAATTCTTTAATATCTTCTGGTATCAAGTTGGGTCATAATTGCTACTGGAATCCCGAAAGTTTACCTAATCAACATATTGTAACTATCGGCAGTAGTGGCAGTGGCAAAACTCAAACCTTAAAGGCGATCGCCCACTCCACCCATCAATATTATCCTACTGTAAATATTTACATCATTGATTTTCACGGAGACCAAGAAATAGAAGGAGAAACTTATGTACCATTACACATGAGTAGTAAGTATGGAATAAATCCGTTAATCATTAACCCAGATCCTGAAGGTGGGGGAAGTAATATACAATCATTGATAGTTACCACAACCATTAAACAGACATTACAGTTAGGTTCAGTACAGGAAGGTAAATTATTATTATTGCTGAAAGAACTGTATCAATTACATGGTATTTATCAAAATGATTTAACAACATGGAGTAAAGAACCGCCCAATTTCCTAGATTTAGAGGAATTGATTCGGAAGTTAGCAGAAAGTGGCGATAAAGATGCCCAAAAATTAGAATTAAAATTAGAGGCAACTTTTCAGTATGGAATCTTTAGCCGTCCTCAATTACCGTTACTCTCTGGTGGTGGACTACTCAGAATTGACCTCTCTAAATTACCATCATATATTGGAGCTATAGCTGGTGAATCATTTGCTAATCAGTTATTAGTAAATCATAAGTTAATGGGTGAAGCTGAAGGATTAAGAACATTTATTATTATTGATGAAGCGAAAGAAATGCCAAAGAAAGATTATTCTGCTTTATCAAGAATTATGGCAGATGGTAGAAAATTTGGACTTGGTTTAATCGTTGCCAGTCAGTCGGAAAGACATTTATCTGCTGATGTTATCGGTAATAGTGCCACCAAGATTGTGTTACCAGTTGATCAAACTGAGGTAAAGAAAGTTAGCAATAAATTTAGGTTTGCCGAGGCTAAAGTTTCTAACCTTCAACCCTTACACGCATTAATTAGAATGGGTAAAGATGCGATCGAATCTCCGATTATTCCTTATTATCAAAGAATAAACGATGAAAATACTCCATCTAATATCTGTTAA
- a CDS encoding thermonuclease family protein gives MPLASLLPENNNEVKLDIITTDKYSRKVSVVYLPNGEIVQEKQVKEGWAFPYYPYSQDCPVWDKIMSAESIAIDRGVNIYSKGIEKPWEYRKRKN, from the coding sequence GTGCCTTTGGCATCGTTATTACCAGAAAATAATAATGAGGTAAAGTTAGATATTATTACTACAGATAAATATAGTAGAAAAGTATCAGTAGTTTATTTACCGAATGGTGAAATTGTGCAGGAAAAACAGGTAAAGGAAGGATGGGCGTTTCCTTATTACCCGTATTCTCAAGATTGTCCGGTGTGGGATAAAATAATGTCTGCCGAATCGATCGCTATTGATAGGGGTGTAAATATTTACAGTAAAGGAATAGAAAAACCTTGGGAATATAGAAAGAGAAAAAATTAA
- a CDS encoding metal-dependent hydrolase, with product MKAISHSLTGVIATSFLISTNPIYLSIASIVALLPDCDTSTSTLGRVYPFKFLAKWIEKRYPHRSITHSFLITGLIILLSSPLILINPILWKTICLSYFVGWFGDVFTKSGVCAFYPSQARLIIPGNPRLRLSTNSPAEYWLISLFVIILIISFYLNNFGSITNAFNNFLRLPSGAIEQIRKDISDSLITINIKGYHTITKEKINDDFEVIELLTSTDFLGKKDNVFYRIGTSANVNINVSSMKIINQKPINIRSTEITIDDDYITEYLEEFSDSAFITGNLFTEDWEDLIIPNRADIFNPIVLNIGGNLFLQSAQVKEVKQYLDDAFVTGTIIVRELE from the coding sequence ATGAAAGCTATATCTCACTCATTAACTGGTGTAATTGCTACCTCTTTCCTTATTTCTACTAATCCTATTTACCTCTCCATTGCATCCATTGTTGCCTTATTGCCTGATTGTGATACTTCTACCAGTACTTTGGGAAGAGTTTATCCCTTTAAGTTTCTGGCGAAATGGATAGAGAAAAGGTATCCTCATCGATCGATTACTCACAGCTTCCTTATTACAGGATTAATTATTTTATTGTCATCTCCATTAATTTTGATTAATCCAATTTTATGGAAAACTATATGCTTATCCTATTTCGTGGGATGGTTTGGAGATGTTTTCACTAAATCTGGTGTTTGTGCCTTTTATCCTTCTCAAGCAAGATTAATTATCCCCGGTAATCCCCGTCTCAGATTATCTACTAATTCACCTGCAGAATATTGGTTAATTTCCCTTTTTGTTATTATCCTTATAATTTCTTTTTATCTTAATAATTTTGGGTCAATTACCAATGCTTTTAATAATTTTCTTAGGTTACCATCAGGTGCAATCGAACAAATTAGAAAAGATATTTCTGATAGTTTAATAACGATTAATATTAAAGGTTATCACACAATTACTAAGGAAAAAATTAATGATGATTTTGAGGTTATAGAGTTACTTACTTCTACTGATTTTTTAGGAAAAAAAGATAATGTTTTTTATAGAATTGGTACATCAGCAAATGTTAATATAAATGTATCATCAATGAAAATTATTAACCAAAAACCTATTAATATTAGAAGTACAGAGATTACTATAGATGATGATTACATTACAGAATATTTGGAAGAATTTAGTGATAGTGCTTTTATTACTGGTAACTTATTTACAGAAGATTGGGAAGATTTAATAATACCGAATAGAGCAGATATTTTTAATCCAATAGTTTTAAATATTGGTGGTAATTTATTCTTACAATCAGCACAAGTAAAGGAAGTTAAACAGTATCTTGATGATGCTTTTGTAACTGGTACAATAATTGTTAGAGAACTGGAATAA
- a CDS encoding prepilin-type N-terminal cleavage/methylation domain-containing protein, which translates to MKGFTLFEVVISIVIVGILVSVGVASLNRSERELKEDFNTLISQIRLAQELGNKRSQGCRVTTNPFTAIQPDGGNCYIEFPEIRDHVVVNNITLDFNFEGILPEDSEILIVESTKNNTKYCAMWGTLGIMRTGIIENGECINTENLKYDNNSY; encoded by the coding sequence ATGAAAGGATTTACTTTATTTGAAGTAGTAATTTCAATCGTTATTGTAGGAATTTTAGTATCGGTCGGGGTCGCTTCCTTAAATAGATCAGAAAGAGAATTAAAAGAAGATTTCAACACTTTAATCTCTCAAATTAGATTAGCTCAAGAATTAGGAAATAAACGATCACAGGGCTGTAGAGTAACAACAAATCCATTTACTGCTATACAACCAGACGGTGGAAACTGCTATATTGAATTTCCAGAAATTAGAGATCATGTGGTGGTAAATAATATTACTTTAGACTTTAATTTTGAAGGAATATTGCCCGAAGATAGCGAGATATTGATAGTAGAAAGTACAAAAAATAATACAAAATATTGTGCAATGTGGGGAACATTGGGAATTATGAGGACAGGAATAATAGAAAATGGAGAATGTATCAATACAGAAAATTTAAAATACGATAATAATAGCTATTAA